In a genomic window of Spiroplasma melliferum:
- a CDS encoding putative acyl carrier protein, with protein MNVLDEVKKVLKERGISKPIDLNTEFKSLGLDSLDLMDLVIEAEKKCEIQIPDDKLMDIKTVADLVEVIKEIKK; from the coding sequence ATGAATGTGCTAGATGAAGTTAAAAAAGTTTTAAAAGAACGTGGAATTTCTAAACCAATTGATTTAAATACGGAGTTTAAATCATTAGGATTAGATTCATTAGATTTAATGGATTTAGTTATTGAAGCTGAAAAAAAATGTGAAATTCAAATTCCAGATGATAAATTAATGGATATTAAAACAGTTGCAGATTTAGTTGAAGTTATTAAAGAAATTAAAAAATAA
- a CDS encoding nicotinate phosphoribosyltransferase, translating to MGKIKAGYYSAIYFLKTANILKNEKPNDWITMQFFQREENVILAGVNECVELLKTEAFNAESLEITALTDGDLIQANEPVLKVTGHYYQFGHLEGIIDGILARQTSIATNCYRVLQAANNKPVIYMNDRSDYYYNQENDGYAAKIGGITNFVTTAQVTKLVGNYEPIGTVPHALIQAFNGDLIAALKAYQKFYPTDKLVALVDYNNDVITDTLQVADAFSNLYAVRVDTSQSLIDKYFLGKEDKYPISEINGVNKHLIRALRQALNKAGYRHIKIIVSSGFNTQKIQDFEKEGVPVDIYGVGESLAKINIGFTGDAVQLNGVDQAKVGRSNIASKRLVKK from the coding sequence ATGGGCAAAATTAAGGCAGGGTATTATAGTGCAATTTATTTTTTAAAAACAGCGAATATTTTAAAAAATGAGAAACCAAATGATTGAATAACAATGCAGTTTTTTCAACGCGAAGAAAATGTTATTTTAGCAGGCGTTAACGAGTGTGTTGAATTATTAAAAACGGAAGCTTTTAATGCAGAAAGTTTAGAAATTACTGCATTAACAGATGGCGATTTAATTCAAGCTAATGAACCAGTTTTAAAAGTAACTGGGCATTATTATCAGTTTGGTCATTTAGAGGGTATTATTGATGGAATTTTGGCCCGACAAACAAGTATTGCAACAAATTGTTATCGAGTATTACAAGCAGCTAATAATAAGCCAGTGATATATATGAATGATCGCAGTGATTATTATTATAATCAAGAAAATGATGGTTATGCTGCTAAAATCGGTGGAATAACTAATTTTGTTACAACGGCACAAGTAACAAAATTAGTTGGTAATTATGAACCTATTGGGACTGTTCCACATGCTTTAATCCAAGCTTTTAATGGTGATTTAATTGCAGCTTTGAAAGCTTATCAAAAGTTTTATCCAACTGATAAATTAGTGGCCTTAGTTGATTATAATAATGATGTTATTACTGATACCTTGCAAGTAGCAGATGCATTTTCAAATTTATATGCAGTTCGTGTTGATACTTCTCAATCATTAATTGATAAATATTTTCTTGGAAAAGAAGATAAGTATCCAATTAGTGAAATTAATGGTGTTAATAAACACTTAATTCGTGCTTTGCGTCAAGCCCTAAATAAAGCAGGATATCGACATATTAAAATTATTGTTTCATCAGGATTTAATACGCAAAAAATCCAAGATTTTGAAAAAGAAGGTGTTCCTGTTGATATTTATGGAGTTGGTGAATCGTTGGCAAAAATTAATATTGGTTTTACTGGTGATGCTGTTCAATTAAATGGTGTTGATCAAGCGAAAGTTGGACGAAGTAATATTGCTTCAAAGCGACTAGTTAAAAAATAA
- a CDS encoding prolyl-tRNA synthetase, protein MKRKLEKITLREVDFAQWYTDIVLNADLIAYGPIKGTTIFKPYGYAIWENIQKILDAEFKKNGVKNVYFPLLIPKTLFNKEKEHIEGFSPEIATVTKVGDKVLDEELYIRPTSEVLFGTFFSKEIQGYRDLPLLYNQWVNVLRWEKTTRPFLRTSEFLWQEGHTIHSSKQEAQQFTLKILDIYATFAEKTLLLPVIKGQKTEREKFAGAEETYTIESLMYDGQALQCGTSHYFGQNFSKAFDIKFANQKNTLEYAYSTSWGVSTRLIGGIIMTHSDDNGLVLPPQIAPIQIMILPINNDSNEQLSAAQQLQKKLQKYRCEIDQSDKGFGFRAANAEIKGIPLRIEIGPRDLAQQQVTIARRDTFEKITVSLAEVEKVVSDLLVQIATNLYQKALNNRHQRTKEIDNYSEYKKTLAKMNGLFLVPFCGRIECEDTIKAETQTTSRCIPFDAPTKKTTCFHCGQPSTNLVYFARAY, encoded by the coding sequence ATGAAAAGAAAGTTAGAGAAAATTACTCTGCGTGAAGTTGATTTTGCGCAATGATATACTGATATTGTTTTAAATGCTGATTTAATTGCCTATGGGCCGATCAAGGGAACAACTATTTTTAAACCTTATGGATATGCAATTTGAGAAAACATTCAAAAAATTTTAGATGCTGAATTTAAAAAAAATGGTGTCAAAAATGTTTATTTTCCTTTATTAATTCCAAAAACTCTTTTTAATAAAGAAAAAGAACATATTGAAGGATTTTCACCAGAAATTGCAACGGTAACAAAGGTTGGAGATAAAGTTTTAGATGAAGAATTATACATTCGACCAACATCAGAAGTTCTTTTTGGAACCTTTTTTAGTAAAGAAATCCAGGGTTATCGTGATTTACCATTGTTATATAATCAATGAGTTAATGTTTTACGTTGAGAAAAAACAACTCGTCCTTTTTTACGAACAAGTGAATTTTTATGACAAGAAGGACATACAATTCATAGTTCAAAACAAGAAGCACAGCAATTTACTTTAAAAATTTTAGATATTTATGCTACTTTTGCAGAAAAAACTTTATTATTGCCAGTTATTAAAGGGCAAAAAACAGAACGTGAAAAATTTGCTGGTGCAGAGGAAACGTATACGATTGAATCATTAATGTATGATGGTCAAGCTTTACAATGTGGTACTAGTCATTATTTTGGCCAAAATTTTTCTAAAGCATTTGACATTAAATTTGCAAATCAAAAAAATACTTTAGAATATGCTTATTCAACATCGTGAGGGGTTTCAACACGTTTGATAGGGGGGATTATTATGACACATAGTGATGATAATGGCCTAGTGTTACCACCGCAAATTGCGCCCATTCAAATTATGATTTTACCAATTAATAATGATAGTAACGAGCAATTATCTGCAGCACAGCAACTCCAAAAAAAATTACAGAAATATCGTTGCGAAATTGATCAATCAGATAAAGGCTTTGGATTCCGTGCAGCTAACGCAGAAATTAAGGGAATTCCATTGCGAATTGAAATTGGACCTCGTGATTTAGCACAACAACAAGTTACAATTGCTCGTCGTGATACTTTTGAAAAAATTACTGTTTCATTAGCAGAAGTTGAAAAAGTAGTTTCTGATTTATTAGTTCAAATTGCTACAAATTTATATCAAAAAGCTTTGAATAATCGCCATCAACGAACAAAAGAAATTGATAATTATTCAGAGTATAAAAAAACTTTAGCAAAGATGAATGGCTTGTTTTTAGTGCCATTTTGTGGTCGCATTGAGTGCGAAGATACAATTAAAGCTGAAACACAAACAACATCACGTTGTATTCCATTTGATGCTCCAACCAAAAAAACAACTTGTTTTCATTGTGGGCAACCATCAACTAATTTAGTTTATTTTGCTCGTGCTTACTAA
- a CDS encoding glutamyl aminopeptidase: protein MKITTEQKKMYETILQAFGPSGCEHQVVKLLKQYYQKYTSEIIQDNLGSCFAVIRNQKGITNPKKVMLMAHGDEVGFMVSQINSKGLVRINPLGGIWEQTLLAKRVKLLKDDGTFLTGAISAIAPHLLSPEARLKPTPIANMLVDFGFSSQAEAYSAGIREGNFVICEGPTVFLNDKRLLSKAIDNRMGVILGLEVLEQVKNKQLDYDLYVGFSVQEEVGIRGAKTATTLINPDFAIVTDVSPGQDYESTTTFGQLGQGVMLRGMDNGYITRYDLIQYQLKLMKEHEIKYQFYISPGGTDAGAVHLTTVGIPTIQACLIARNLHTISGIIDLDDFNETIKLVTTIIEDLDAAKIKEFNWSSKE from the coding sequence ATGAAAATTACTACTGAACAGAAAAAAATGTATGAGACTATTTTACAAGCATTTGGGCCATCTGGATGTGAGCATCAAGTTGTTAAACTATTAAAACAATATTATCAAAAATATACTTCAGAAATAATTCAAGATAATTTAGGAAGTTGCTTTGCTGTAATTCGAAATCAAAAAGGAATCACAAATCCGAAAAAGGTAATGTTAATGGCACATGGTGATGAAGTTGGTTTTATGGTTAGTCAAATTAATAGTAAAGGTCTCGTCCGGATTAATCCGTTAGGAGGCATTTGGGAGCAAACATTATTAGCCAAGCGGGTAAAGTTGCTAAAAGATGATGGGACATTTTTGACTGGTGCAATTTCAGCAATTGCGCCGCATTTACTGTCACCAGAAGCTCGGCTAAAACCAACCCCAATTGCTAATATGTTAGTTGATTTTGGTTTTTCTTCACAAGCAGAAGCCTATAGTGCCGGAATTCGAGAAGGAAATTTTGTCATTTGTGAAGGACCAACGGTTTTCTTAAATGATAAACGATTATTATCTAAAGCAATTGATAACCGAATGGGTGTTATTTTAGGATTAGAAGTTTTAGAACAAGTTAAAAATAAACAATTAGATTATGATTTATACGTTGGTTTTAGTGTACAAGAAGAAGTTGGAATCCGAGGTGCTAAAACAGCAACAACATTAATTAATCCTGATTTTGCAATTGTAACTGATGTTTCACCAGGACAAGATTATGAATCAACAACAACTTTTGGTCAATTGGGGCAAGGTGTCATGTTACGTGGGATGGATAATGGCTATATTACACGTTATGATTTAATTCAATATCAACTTAAATTGATGAAAGAACATGAAATAAAATATCAATTTTATATTTCGCCAGGAGGAACTGATGCTGGAGCGGTTCATTTGACAACAGTTGGTATTCCAACTATTCAAGCGTGTTTAATTGCTCGTAATTTGCATACAATTAGTGGTATTATAGATTTAGATGACTTTAATGAAACAATTAAGTTAGTAACAACAATTATTGAAGATTTAGATGCAGCAAAAATTAAAGAATTTAATTGAAGTAGTAAGGAGTAA
- a CDS encoding DegV family protein: MRKVALIIDSSSGIKKDDLKKYEDTYLLPLLLNFPDGIEVEDDEDVISFNEFYDILEHQVIKTSQIPMGKMLSTWNELLKKYDGIVFMGLSKGLSGQHENISMLAQGDEYKNKVFVIDNDGVSQLLVYMIDLVYQWIGEGIELAEIQPKLNLIKTKVSAFIIPKSLETLKRGGRITAAAAALASLLKITPILRYDGRIDKFDKTRTFKKAVETALGQIKKERQNWKNIILLHSRTDDETLKEVYNIIEDAGAKITSTYILPNVIAAHTGANTVVLVCWDQ; this comes from the coding sequence ATGCGCAAAGTTGCATTAATAATCGACTCATCGTCTGGAATTAAGAAAGACGATTTAAAAAAATACGAAGATACTTATTTATTACCATTATTACTAAATTTCCCAGATGGTATTGAAGTGGAAGATGACGAAGATGTCATTTCATTTAATGAATTTTATGATATTTTAGAACATCAAGTTATTAAAACTAGCCAAATTCCAATGGGGAAAATGTTAAGTACTTGAAACGAATTGTTAAAAAAATATGATGGCATTGTTTTTATGGGCTTATCAAAGGGGTTATCCGGTCAACATGAAAATATTTCAATGTTAGCTCAAGGCGATGAATATAAAAACAAAGTCTTTGTTATTGATAATGACGGGGTAAGTCAACTGCTAGTATATATGATTGATCTAGTATATCAATGAATTGGAGAAGGAATTGAATTAGCAGAAATTCAACCAAAACTTAATTTAATTAAAACAAAAGTTAGTGCCTTTATTATCCCAAAAAGTTTGGAAACTTTAAAACGCGGGGGGCGAATTACAGCTGCAGCTGCAGCTTTAGCATCACTTTTAAAAATAACGCCTATTTTGAGATATGATGGTCGCATTGATAAATTTGATAAAACTAGAACATTTAAAAAAGCTGTTGAAACAGCTTTAGGACAAATAAAAAAAGAACGGCAAAATTGAAAAAACATTATTTTATTGCATTCAAGAACAGATGATGAAACATTAAAAGAAGTTTACAATATTATTGAAGACGCGGGTGCTAAAATTACTTCAACATACATTTTGCCAAATGTTATTGCCGCTCATACAGGAGCAAATACGGTTGTGCTAGTATGTTGAGACCAATAA
- a CDS encoding Fur family transcriptional regulator — translation MALSYDGIVQLLKSKNYRITEIRLAIIKILSEKQHLTLTEIVTLLEKEFKNVNLMSVYNTIDLLISEHIVFTNSFDGKQIWYDLAENPSFHMVCDICKNVVHIKDTNILQEIKLDNLKEVMTNINWEPVHFKIEGHGICDQCHNKKYEPLQFEEHSNEENK, via the coding sequence ATGGCATTATCATATGACGGGATTGTACAGTTATTAAAAAGTAAAAATTATCGAATTACTGAAATTAGGTTAGCAATTATTAAAATTTTATCAGAAAAACAACATTTAACATTAACTGAAATTGTAACATTATTAGAGAAAGAATTTAAAAATGTTAATTTAATGTCAGTTTACAACACAATTGATTTATTAATTAGTGAGCATATTGTTTTTACAAATTCTTTTGATGGTAAACAAATTTGATATGATTTAGCAGAAAACCCATCCTTTCATATGGTTTGTGACATTTGCAAAAATGTTGTTCATATCAAAGATACGAATATTTTACAAGAAATTAAGTTAGATAACTTGAAAGAAGTAATGACAAATATTAATTGAGAACCAGTGCATTTTAAAATTGAAGGGCATGGAATATGTGACCAGTGTCATAATAAAAAATATGAACCACTTCAATTTGAAGAGCATTCCAATGAAGAAAATAAATAA
- a CDS encoding putative tRNA-binding protein, giving the protein MGTKTIGLFYNQGFDVLIGYESTPDKVEYVINNDYVLFYNQDHQCCGFNLLNASKHLTVPLKLGINNDNYDLLAELGTIFKQEDYSFNNINQQPQFIVGKILERKKHPNSDKLNICQVDIGLSTEQIICGADNCDIDQLVVVARVGAIMPSGLKIVPSELRGVISNGMLCSERELGLPVTIIGKKIMLLSNQQYHLGNSFWKEYYNGQN; this is encoded by the coding sequence ATGGGAACAAAAACAATTGGTTTATTTTATAATCAAGGCTTTGATGTTTTGATTGGATATGAATCAACACCTGATAAGGTTGAGTATGTTATTAATAATGATTATGTTTTATTTTATAATCAAGATCACCAATGTTGCGGGTTTAATTTGCTAAATGCTAGTAAGCATTTAACAGTACCTTTAAAGTTAGGTATTAATAATGATAATTATGATTTATTAGCAGAGTTAGGAACTATTTTTAAACAAGAAGATTATTCTTTTAATAATATTAATCAACAACCACAATTTATCGTTGGTAAAATTCTTGAACGCAAAAAACATCCTAATTCTGATAAATTAAATATTTGCCAAGTAGATATTGGTTTGTCAACTGAACAAATTATTTGTGGAGCTGATAATTGTGATATTGACCAATTAGTTGTTGTTGCACGTGTTGGGGCGATTATGCCATCAGGTTTAAAAATTGTTCCTAGTGAATTACGAGGAGTTATTTCAAATGGAATGCTTTGTTCTGAACGAGAATTAGGATTGCCAGTTACTATTATTGGTAAAAAAATTATGTTATTATCAAATCAGCAATATCACCTTGGAAATAGTTTTTGAAAGGAATATTATAATGGGCAAAATTAA
- a CDS encoding DegV family protein → MSKKIAILTDSSAGFTTAEIKQLGIHVIPLHIILNNEIDILDTEEETTKHNFYEVVQTGTTKTSQASTGELMVKYDEILKTYDEIIHYPIAEKLSSQYATAYVLSQDEKYRGKVHVVRNHTAAFALKTLIIYANELTKQNLSVEEIITKTNELEQKTYMAMIPGSLDRLSKGGRVGKVLLSLINLFKIKILIQWGEYPKKIGSSRTLNNLIETLVETWEKFKKTVKINFQLFVLKTSECASKVWDNVTQKLNELKVNYHTENLANIFVAHAGLNTIAFVAVPQIT, encoded by the coding sequence ATGAGTAAAAAAATTGCAATCTTAACTGATTCATCAGCAGGTTTCACAACAGCAGAAATTAAACAATTGGGTATTCATGTTATACCCTTGCACATTATTTTAAATAATGAAATTGATATCTTAGATACAGAAGAAGAGACAACAAAACATAATTTTTATGAAGTTGTTCAAACAGGAACAACAAAAACAAGTCAAGCATCAACCGGTGAATTAATGGTTAAATATGACGAAATTTTAAAAACATACGATGAAATTATTCATTATCCAATTGCTGAGAAACTTTCAAGTCAATATGCAACTGCTTATGTCTTAAGTCAAGATGAAAAATACCGTGGAAAAGTTCATGTTGTTCGTAATCATACAGCAGCTTTTGCCTTAAAAACATTAATAATTTATGCTAATGAATTAACAAAGCAAAATCTTAGTGTCGAAGAAATTATTACTAAAACAAATGAACTTGAACAAAAAACATATATGGCAATGATCCCTGGTAGTTTAGATCGTTTGTCAAAAGGTGGGCGTGTTGGAAAAGTTTTATTATCATTAATTAACTTATTTAAAATTAAAATTTTAATTCAATGAGGAGAATATCCTAAAAAAATTGGCTCATCACGAACTTTAAATAATTTAATTGAAACATTAGTTGAAACATGAGAAAAATTTAAAAAAACAGTTAAAATAAACTTTCAATTATTTGTTTTAAAAACAAGTGAATGTGCTAGCAAAGTTTGAGATAATGTTACTCAAAAATTAAATGAGTTAAAAGTTAATTATCATACTGAAAATTTAGCTAATATCTTTGTTGCACATGCAGGTTTAAACACAATTGCTTTCGTTGCTGTTCCACAAATCACATAG
- a CDS encoding cardiolipin synthetase, which produces MKNWLKIILSMIFLFGMAIMGLLVVVVIFNVKFLYIFLGIVIIDLIFSFFFFFSKRRYEVKFSWIIFINFVPFIGLCSYVFFGRKYHYSNKKSLLYNHLNKLEYDTYYKKNKTCLIKYTAPNQKFGNVVELLMRHANKPLYQNNKIKIITNGTRVFKSLLTDLQQAQEYILLTYFIIADGELFESFLAVLKERIAAGVRVYMIYDHVGSYFKISKKSIKKLVKAGVRVHKYLPIITPFISGNANYRNHRKDVIIDGLIGYTGGINLADLYADKSWKFGIFHDTQVRIEGEAVRGLEVIFADDWFFATKRHEIITDLEPAILAPKQYNVKGKSHLQIVNHSPSIDHSITKDLYISLINKARKRVWLSTPYFIPPDDLIQALVLAARAGVDVRLTIPGLTDKIFVLDITKSYCKPLLASGVKIYEMNNTFSHNKIAIFDDDIAVIGTCNLDYRSFFSDHQTTAVIYDPEVVASFIPRWEWDYEHSILWHEWPIKYKPLSYRLLLTCLKLVAPIL; this is translated from the coding sequence ATGAAAAATTGATTAAAAATTATTTTATCAATGATTTTTTTATTTGGTATGGCGATTATGGGATTACTTGTTGTCGTTGTTATTTTCAATGTTAAATTCTTATATATTTTTTTAGGAATTGTTATTATTGATTTAATTTTCTCATTCTTTTTCTTTTTTTCCAAACGACGTTATGAAGTTAAATTTTCTTGAATTATTTTTATTAATTTTGTGCCATTTATTGGTTTATGTTCATATGTTTTTTTTGGACGAAAATATCACTATTCAAATAAAAAATCATTATTGTACAATCATTTAAATAAGTTAGAATATGATACTTATTATAAAAAAAATAAAACATGTTTAATAAAATATACTGCTCCTAATCAAAAATTTGGGAATGTTGTTGAATTATTAATGCGGCATGCAAATAAACCATTATATCAAAATAATAAAATTAAAATAATCACAAATGGGACACGTGTTTTTAAATCATTATTAACAGATTTACAACAAGCACAAGAATATATTTTATTAACTTATTTTATTATTGCTGATGGTGAACTATTTGAATCTTTTTTAGCAGTTTTAAAAGAGCGAATTGCTGCTGGTGTCCGAGTTTATATGATTTATGACCATGTTGGTAGTTATTTTAAAATTAGTAAAAAGAGTATTAAAAAATTAGTTAAAGCTGGTGTTCGGGTTCATAAATATTTGCCAATTATTACACCTTTTATTAGTGGGAATGCTAATTATCGTAATCATCGTAAAGATGTTATTATTGATGGTTTGATTGGTTATACTGGTGGAATTAATCTAGCCGATTTATATGCTGATAAATCATGAAAATTTGGAATTTTTCATGATACACAAGTGCGAATTGAAGGTGAAGCGGTTCGAGGTTTAGAAGTGATTTTTGCTGATGACTGATTTTTTGCAACTAAACGACATGAAATAATCACAGATTTAGAGCCAGCTATTTTAGCACCAAAACAATATAATGTTAAGGGTAAGTCACATTTACAAATTGTTAATCATAGTCCTAGTATTGATCATTCAATTACGAAAGATTTATATATTTCATTAATTAACAAAGCTCGAAAACGAGTTTGATTATCAACGCCTTATTTTATTCCACCAGATGATCTTATTCAAGCTTTGGTTCTTGCAGCACGCGCTGGAGTTGATGTTCGTTTAACAATTCCAGGTTTGACGGATAAAATTTTTGTTTTAGATATAACAAAAAGTTATTGTAAACCTTTACTTGCCAGTGGTGTTAAAATTTATGAAATGAATAATACTTTTAGTCATAATAAAATTGCTATTTTTGATGATGATATTGCTGTGATTGGGACTTGCAATTTGGATTATCGTAGTTTCTTTTCTGATCATCAAACAACAGCAGTTATTTATGATCCAGAAGTAGTGGCAAGCTTTATTCCACGTTGGGAATGAGATTATGAACATTCAATTTTATGACATGAATGACCAATTAAATATAAACCGTTAAGTTATCGGTTGTTGTTAACATGTTTAAAATTAGTAGCACCAATTTTATAA
- a CDS encoding potassium uptake protein KtrB codes for MVFFQLYFKNIFKRKNDNKRQRNNDPTAPLTRRRHWLPFSKISGRLFLVYILIVLLGGLLLSIPGFVHSGERMVLDGKGKILDHSVTFAWNYLIGLFTASSAFSDTGITISNPAADYTFWGQLVILILIQTGGFGIVTFKIMIFVWLGRRISIKDKMLVQGERGSSNFGHTMDLIKNSFIFLIILECFGAILLFCNFYFSELSVEGKFMIDNVTYHNFWRSLWSGVFHSISSINNAGFDIIGNSSLMPYNTNYFIQFVFLFQFIIGGLGFPTFYDLKRKFVAWRRKEHVKFTLFTKINLITYIGLSIVGVFSVWLIEFTNINTIMPETGQYVESILRNSKSNWNGFMNIFFNTMSTRNAGYSTVEMSNFLPGSRIVMSIMMFIGSAPSSTAGGIRTTTLAVIIITIWSIIRNNNSVNAFKRKIPNETVKRALGVTVISGALIAIAIICISAENPHLDVLNTFFTICSAFGTTGLSTLNFTELYNIGILSTLILILLMFIGQLGVSSTLLVSIRGSGEKEYSYVEENILIG; via the coding sequence ATGGTTTTTTTTCAATTATATTTCAAAAATATTTTTAAAAGAAAAAATGATAATAAACGACAACGTAATAATGATCCAACTGCACCATTAACACGTCGTCGTCATTGGTTACCCTTCTCAAAAATATCGGGAAGATTATTTTTAGTTTATATTTTAATTGTTCTTTTAGGAGGACTATTATTATCAATTCCCGGTTTTGTTCATAGTGGAGAACGAATGGTTCTTGATGGAAAAGGTAAAATTTTAGACCATTCAGTTACTTTTGCATGAAATTATTTAATTGGTTTATTTACTGCTTCTAGTGCTTTTTCTGATACTGGGATTACCATTAGTAATCCAGCAGCGGATTATACTTTTTGGGGTCAATTAGTAATTTTAATTTTAATCCAAACAGGTGGTTTTGGAATTGTTACTTTTAAAATTATGATTTTTGTATGATTAGGGCGCCGAATTTCAATTAAAGATAAAATGCTAGTTCAAGGTGAACGAGGAAGTAGTAACTTTGGGCATACAATGGATTTAATTAAAAATAGTTTTATTTTTTTAATTATTTTGGAATGTTTTGGGGCAATTTTATTATTTTGTAATTTTTATTTTTCGGAATTATCAGTAGAAGGAAAATTCATGATTGATAATGTTACTTATCATAATTTTTGACGAAGTTTATGAAGCGGTGTTTTCCACTCAATTTCATCAATCAATAATGCTGGTTTTGATATTATTGGTAATTCATCATTAATGCCTTATAATACTAATTATTTTATTCAATTTGTGTTTTTATTTCAATTTATTATTGGTGGTTTAGGTTTTCCAACTTTTTACGATTTAAAACGAAAATTTGTGGCATGACGACGAAAAGAACATGTTAAATTTACCTTATTTACCAAAATTAATTTAATTACTTATATTGGTTTATCAATTGTTGGTGTTTTTAGTGTTTGATTAATTGAATTTACTAATATTAATACAATTATGCCTGAAACTGGACAGTATGTGGAAAGTATTTTACGAAATTCAAAATCAAATTGAAATGGATTTATGAATATTTTCTTTAATACAATGTCAACCAGAAATGCAGGTTATTCAACAGTTGAAATGAGTAACTTTTTACCAGGCTCACGAATTGTAATGTCAATTATGATGTTTATTGGATCAGCACCATCTTCTACCGCGGGGGGGATTCGGACAACAACCTTAGCTGTTATTATCATTACAATTTGGTCTATTATTCGAAATAATAATAGTGTTAATGCTTTTAAACGGAAAATTCCAAATGAAACAGTAAAGCGGGCTTTGGGAGTTACTGTTATTTCAGGAGCTTTAATTGCAATTGCTATTATTTGTATTAGTGCTGAAAATCCTCATCTTGATGTTTTAAATACTTTCTTTACAATTTGTAGTGCATTTGGGACAACAGGATTAAGTACTTTAAATTTTACCGAACTATATAACATTGGTATTTTAAGTACTTTAATATTGATTTTATTAATGTTTATTGGGCAATTGGGAGTTTCTTCAACATTATTAGTTTCAATTCGTGGAAGTGGTGAAAAAGAGTATAGCTATGTTGAAGAAAATATTTTAATTGGATAG
- a CDS encoding potassium uptake protein KtrA: protein MARRKSFAIIGLNNFGRSIIETLIARKQHIMVFDIDQTKVNNMIASYDQVDGVALDATVKTNLIEQGLDEYDTVIITIASNIEASILTIIGLQDLGITNIIAKVKDIRHARILKALGINNIIQPDTMAGSITATKAMFDIDIEMQTVDENYASLIIQVTDPNIEGQTLSELRFINNKDYNIVYVKRKGRVILPGDVETIKLDDELLFIAKISAINDLTIKLQKIDQEYEKDGK from the coding sequence ATGGCACGAAGAAAAAGTTTTGCAATTATTGGACTAAATAATTTTGGACGTTCAATAATTGAAACACTAATTGCGCGAAAACAACATATTATGGTCTTTGATATTGACCAAACTAAGGTTAATAATATGATTGCTAGTTATGATCAAGTTGATGGAGTAGCATTAGATGCAACAGTTAAAACAAATCTAATTGAACAAGGACTAGACGAATATGATACTGTCATTATCACAATCGCAAGTAATATTGAAGCTAGTATTTTAACAATTATTGGGTTGCAAGACCTTGGAATTACTAATATTATTGCGAAAGTAAAAGATATTCGTCATGCGCGAATTCTAAAAGCATTAGGAATTAATAATATTATCCAACCCGATACAATGGCCGGAAGCATTACTGCAACTAAAGCAATGTTTGATATTGACATTGAAATGCAAACTGTTGATGAAAATTATGCATCATTAATTATTCAAGTGACTGATCCAAATATTGAAGGACAAACATTATCAGAATTACGTTTTATTAATAATAAAGATTATAATATTGTTTATGTTAAACGTAAAGGCCGCGTTATTTTACCCGGAGATGTTGAAACAATTAAATTAGATGATGAATTATTATTTATTGCTAAAATTAGTGCAATTAATGATTTAACAATTAAATTACAAAAAATTGACCAAGAATATGAAAAAGATGGTAAATAA